The following proteins are encoded in a genomic region of Ornithodoros turicata isolate Travis chromosome 6, ASM3712646v1, whole genome shotgun sequence:
- the LOC135396873 gene encoding DNA mismatch repair protein Mlh3-like isoform X3, protein MKLRKLPPDVVSKLRSGVAVVSIAHCTEELILNALDAGATAVAVRLNLHYHKVQVVDNGHGMSKEQLTACGERYSTSKCRSVADLEHPKFYGYRGEALASLAEMSGGLQIESRTAASETTYFKIFARGKVHKLTRSSENRPSVGTTVTVTDFMYNLPVRRRCVSETIDLEFCLQIIEGIALCHPNASFTLRNDITGEVCFQTHKTNSTLETFALLFGRSKAAALKCATHCEGTLSIKAYLSTEGHSSKQLQFIYLNDRLLLKTRVHKMINNVLKKYVFRGKSGFPTSPTKMKNKHPIFVVFLKCTSRTYDITFEPKKTMVEFANWDAVTKSLECLLGSFLRENQIISHDIVISGDLVYSQKTPEKPEHNPSLGMVASQLRVEDFRHALVSKRVSKLRQSDIAEDNVEKEAVVCQHHDEAPILPAQHSMAEVDEDKIMQTTEKGHSTEASAEQCKNLKLPMVSIALPPSYSDSSKNRGRLSLPKDKRVLDITKYSFQRKKPTAAKKPKGKEKCANVLQHVSPQKEICTHTSIKSRQAQSLERGTSERMDDVPEHLQEESTAFFQELAKDQCYKTIALKESSLIAQHGCSKATEKRVTFAEPSPYFGPGTNTWYFPHTRTSKHPQETSTLPYRQSKEHEHQQSTAEATPISKKLRRRFGQCTENANLKESTETHHSAYFLYDKSNIDNRSPRYGNGIIANDPSIHNAEDILYDHGESRYEYGHCDRDCDFEGVPNKVLRLNNPTFGDPSIETVEGLSQDDDESVCYEVRSVTNSYAINRNDSQCSFTTQPFTVTQEFQMPFFRYHEAALDPVKTQPPPSFKTETNRTSTRDTEIQKETSLNSLLEEETSSPLRNSLLSVSRPAISDVEYRANSCDEGSSSVIQCGQETNASLVSARSSSLPLTTLTFLRSKDNLSPTRNVQPTCLSQPNYDSSSDRHHFHSHISQQYSSERTTRNSVESISFINSQCNSKGKYFQEADLSAKAKSVLPECNVAHLSRHSVSSNMTKDPLKDIIGDDTQLPSFINDGTAVHQGTVNGITSSSEDRRGLPGVIQAMQITAPEVKGSASTTEEQNVEASEVEPENCEISPGWVAWEDPVSGQKMYINLPSGNSSFLPPPCLGEEKALFTEPIKSPSLDLELRTNYVPCGDSKSLLSRPRVERPQFRCEPGQEQSSLVQLVQKWQNPVFTHNVLQDIPEAGLYRQKDSVTASFSIRQPYKFTKEMLEHIKVIGQVDAKFIACLMPVHDSGMFKDDCLVVLFDQHAAHERVRLEQLLEGQHESFGSIKRIRSSSVKPSLELSVEPDVLRRAVICQKELKQVGIQFTVKKSTVLVERLPTCLVERDNSERQNGRSPTLAKHAKEVLEEYTATLVSTKKTAITLPKVMHDVLSSQACRGAIKFGSVLGLLECQKILRGLATCSLPFQCAHGRPSVAPVVDLRYLTDKEVHS, encoded by the exons ATGAAACTGAGAAAACTTCCTCCCGATGTCGTCAGCAAGCTTCGATCAGGAGTTGCAGTTGTGAGTATCGCACACTGCACGGAAGAACTTATACTGAATGCACTTGACGCTGGAGCGACAGCAGTTGCCGTGCGCCTAAATTTACATTACCATAAAGTGCAGGTTGTGGACAACGGGCATGGTATGTCAAAAGAACAGCTGACCGCATGCGGAGAAAG GTATTCGACAAGTAAATGTCGTTCAGTGGCAGACTTGGAGCACCCGAAGTTCTACGGATATCGTGGAGAAGCTCTTGCAAGTTTGGCGGAAATGTCTGGTGGCTTACAAATTGAATCAAGAACTGCAGCATCAGAGACGACATACTTTAAGATATTTGCCCGTGGTAAAGTGCATAAACTTACGAGGTCATCGGAAAATAGACCGAGTGTTGGCACGACCGTTACAGTCACGGATTTCATGTACAACTTACCAGTTCGACGAAGGTGTGTCTCTGAAACTATTGACCTGGAGTTCTGCCTGCAGATCATTGAGGGGATTGCCCTTTGTCACCCTAATGCATCATTCACACTGCGAAATGACATTACTGGAGAGGTCTGCTTCCAAACACATAAGACTAACTCAACGCTCGAAACATTTGCCCTGCTCTTTGGAAGAAGCAAAGCCGCAGCTCTAAAATGTGCCACTCATTGTGAAGGGACGCTCAGCATCAAAGCGTACCTCAGCACTGAAGGGCATTCCTCAAAACAACTACAGTTCATCTACCTCAATGATAGACTGCTACTCAAGACACGGGTTCATAAGATGATAAACAATGTCCTGAAGAAGTACGTCTTTAGAGGCAAAAGCGGCTTTCCAACTAGTCCTACGAAGATGAAGAATAAACATCCCATCTTTGTTGTGTTTCTTAAGTGCACATCAAGGACGTACGACATCACTTTTGAACCGAAGAAGACTATGGTGGAGTTTGCGAACTGGGATGCTGTGACTAAATCCTTGGAATGCTTGCTGGGCAGTTTCCTCCGTGAGAATCAAATAATCAGCCATGACATTGTGATTTCGGGAGACCTTGTGTATTCTCAGAAGACACCAGAGAAACCAGAGCATAATCCATCTCTTGGAATGGTGGCAAGTCAACTACGCGTAGAAGATTTTAGACATGCTTTGGTGTCAAAAAGAGTTTCAAAATTAAGACAATCTGACATTGCGGAAGACAACGTTGAGAAGGAAGCTGTAGTATGCCAGCATCATGATGAAGCACCGATCTTACCTGCACAACACAGCATGGCAGAGGTGGATGAGGACAAGATAATGCAGACAACAGAGAAAGGCCACAGCACAGAGGCGTCTGCGGAACAGTGTAAAAATCTCAAACTTCCCATGGTTTCAATTGCCCTGCCACCTTCATATTCAGATTCTTCTAAAAACAGAGGACGCTTGTCTCTCCCAAAAGATAAAAGAGTTCTGGACATCACCAAGTATAGTTTCCAAAGGAAGAAACCCACTGCCGCAAAGAAACCCAAAGgcaaagaaaagtgtgcaaatgTTTTACAGCACGTGtcaccacaaaaagaaatatgCACGCATACCAGCATAAAGTCACGGCAAGCACAGAGCTTGGAGAGAGGCACCTCCGAGAGGATGGATGATGTCCCTGAACATTTGCAAGAAGAATCTACTGCTTTCTTTCAGGAGCTAGCGAAAGACCAGTGCTATAAAACTATTGCATTAAAGGAAAGCTCTCTGATAGCACAGCATGGTTGTAGTAAAGCTACAGAAAAACGTGTGACATTTGCAGAACCAAGTCCTTATTTTGGTCCTGGAACTAACACATGGTACTTTCCACATACAAGAACTTCAAAGCACCCGCAGGAAACTTCAACGTTGCCCTATCGGCAGTCGAAGGAACATGAACATCAGCAAAGCACTGCTGAGGCTACTCCGATTTCAAAAAAGCTTCGACGTAGATTCGGTCAGTGCACTGAAAATGCCAACTTGAAAGAGAGTACAGAAACTCATCATAGTGCTTACTTCCTCTATGATAAGTCAAATATTGACAATCGTAGTCCACGTTATGGGAATGGCATAATTGCAAATGACCCTTCTATACACAATGCTGAGGACATACTGTATGACCATGGTGAATCCAGATATGAGTATGGGCACTGTGATCGTGATTGTGATTTTGAGGGGGTACCAAATAAGGTTTTAAGACTGAACAATCCAACATTTGGTGACCCTTCTATAGAAACTGTGGAAGGACTGTCACAGGATGATGACGAATCGGTATGTTATGAGGTCAGGTCGGTAACTAACAGCTATGCCATTAACCGGAATGATTCTCAGTGCAGCTTCACGACTCAACCATTCACGGTGACTCAAGAGTTTCAGATGCCTTTTTTCCGATACCATGAAGCAGCGCTTGACCCCGTAAAGACGCAGCCACCTCCTTCATTTAAAACAGAAACCAACAGAACTTCGACCAGAGATACCGAAATACAAAAAGAAACGTCACTGAATTCATTACTTGAAGAAGAAACATCTTCGCCGCTTCGAAACTCCCTTCTTTCAGTGTCGAGGCCAGCCATTTCTGATGTGGAATATAGAGCTAATTCCTGCGATGAAGGAAGCTCATCAGTAATACAGTGTGGCCAGGAAACAAATGCTTCCCTTGTTTCCGCTCGCTCCTCTTCCCTGCCGCTAACTACACTAACATTCCTGAGGTCTAAGGACAATCTTTCGCCCACTAGAAACGTACAGCCAACTTGTTTAAGTCAACCTAACTATGATTCATCGAGCGACAGACATCATTTTCACAGCCACATTAGCCAACAGTACTCCTCGGAGAGGACAACAAGAAATAGCGTAGAGAGCATTTCATTCATTAACAGTCAGTGCAATTCAAAAGGGAAATATTTTCAAGAAGCAGACCTTTCTGCCAAAGCAAAAAGTGTCTTGCCCGAATGTAATGTTGCACATTTATCGAGACACAGCGTTAGTAGCAACATGACAAAGGATCCTTTGAAAGACATTATTGGTGATGACACGCAGCTGCCAAGTTTCATAAATGATGGAACTGCAGTGCACCAAGGGACAGTCAATGGAATCACCAGTTCTTCTGAAGACAGACGTGGACTGCCAGGTGTTATCCAAGCCATGCAAATTACAGCACCTGAAGTGAAAGGATCCGCAAGTACTACAGAAGAGCAGAACGTGGAAGCATCTGAAGTTGAACCTGAGAACTGTGAAATTTCTCCTGGGTGGGTGGCATGGGAGGATCCAGTTTCTGGCCAGAAAATGTACATCAACTTGCCATCTGGAAATAGCAGCTTCCTGCCACCACCATGCTTAGGCGAGGAGAAAG CTCTCTTTACAGAGCCCATTAAATCTCCATCCTTGGACCTGGAGTTGCGGACCAACTATGTCCCCTGCGGGGACTCCAAATCACTGCTATCGAGGCCTCGAGTGGAACGGCCACAATTCAGATGCGAACCTG GACAAGAACAATCCAGCCTTGTGCAGCTTGTACAAAAATGGCAGAACCCAGTATTCACACACAATGTACTGCAG GATATACCGGAAGCAGGACTTTACAGACAAAAGGATAGTGTAACAGCGTCGTTTAGCATTCGGCAGCCGTATAAATTTACAAAGGAAATGCTGGAGCATATTAAG GTGATTGGTCAAGTAGATGCTAAATTCATAGCATGCCTTATGCCTGTCCACGACAGTGGCATGTTCAAAG ATGACTGCCTTGTGGTATTGTTTGACCAACATGCAGCACATGAGAGAGTTCGACTGGAACAGTTGTTGGAAG GGCAGCACGAAAGCTTTGGGTCAATCAAGCGGATAAGATCATCTAGCGTCAAGCCCAGCCTGGAGCTTTCTGTGGAACCGGATGTTCTGAGAAGGGCCGTCATTTGCCAGAAGGAACTGAAGCAAGTTGGAATTCAGTTCACTGTAAAAAAGTCGACTGTGCTGGTCGAACGACTGCCAACTTGTCTCGTAGAGAGAGATAACAGCGAGAGGCAGAATGGAAGGTCGCCAACACTTGCCAAGCATGCAAAG GAAGTACTAGAAGAGTACACTGCAACTTTGGTCAGCACAAAGAAGACTGCCATAACGCTTCCTAAAGTAATGCACGACGTACTCAGCTCGCAAGCCTGTCGAG GTGCAATAAAATTTGGATCTGTTCTTGGACTGCTGGAGTGCCAGAAAATACTCAGAGGCCTGGCTACATGTAGCCTACCATTTCAGTGTGCTCACGGTAGACCATCCGTTGCACCAGTTGTCGACCTCAGGTATCTCACTGACAAAGAG GTACATAGCTAA
- the LOC135396873 gene encoding DNA mismatch repair protein Mlh3-like isoform X1 — protein sequence MKLRKLPPDVVSKLRSGVAVVSIAHCTEELILNALDAGATAVAVRLNLHYHKVQVVDNGHGMSKEQLTACGERYSTSKCRSVADLEHPKFYGYRGEALASLAEMSGGLQIESRTAASETTYFKIFARGKVHKLTRSSENRPSVGTTVTVTDFMYNLPVRRRCVSETIDLEFCLQIIEGIALCHPNASFTLRNDITGEVCFQTHKTNSTLETFALLFGRSKAAALKCATHCEGTLSIKAYLSTEGHSSKQLQFIYLNDRLLLKTRVHKMINNVLKKYVFRGKSGFPTSPTKMKNKHPIFVVFLKCTSRTYDITFEPKKTMVEFANWDAVTKSLECLLGSFLRENQIISHDIVISGDLVYSQKTPEKPEHNPSLGMVASQLRVEDFRHALVSKRVSKLRQSDIAEDNVEKEAVVCQHHDEAPILPAQHSMAEVDEDKIMQTTEKGHSTEASAEQCKNLKLPMVSIALPPSYSDSSKNRGRLSLPKDKRVLDITKYSFQRKKPTAAKKPKGKEKCANVLQHVSPQKEICTHTSIKSRQAQSLERGTSERMDDVPEHLQEESTAFFQELAKDQCYKTIALKESSLIAQHGCSKATEKRVTFAEPSPYFGPGTNTWYFPHTRTSKHPQETSTLPYRQSKEHEHQQSTAEATPISKKLRRRFGQCTENANLKESTETHHSAYFLYDKSNIDNRSPRYGNGIIANDPSIHNAEDILYDHGESRYEYGHCDRDCDFEGVPNKVLRLNNPTFGDPSIETVEGLSQDDDESVCYEVRSVTNSYAINRNDSQCSFTTQPFTVTQEFQMPFFRYHEAALDPVKTQPPPSFKTETNRTSTRDTEIQKETSLNSLLEEETSSPLRNSLLSVSRPAISDVEYRANSCDEGSSSVIQCGQETNASLVSARSSSLPLTTLTFLRSKDNLSPTRNVQPTCLSQPNYDSSSDRHHFHSHISQQYSSERTTRNSVESISFINSQCNSKGKYFQEADLSAKAKSVLPECNVAHLSRHSVSSNMTKDPLKDIIGDDTQLPSFINDGTAVHQGTVNGITSSSEDRRGLPGVIQAMQITAPEVKGSASTTEEQNVEASEVEPENCEISPGWVAWEDPVSGQKMYINLPSGNSSFLPPPCLGEEKALFTEPIKSPSLDLELRTNYVPCGDSKSLLSRPRVERPQFRCEPGQEQSSLVQLVQKWQNPVFTHNVLQDIPEAGLYRQKDSVTASFSIRQPYKFTKEMLEHIKVIGQVDAKFIACLMPVHDSGMFKDDCLVVLFDQHAAHERVRLEQLLEGQHESFGSIKRIRSSSVKPSLELSVEPDVLRRAVICQKELKQVGIQFTVKKSTVLVERLPTCLVERDNSERQNGRSPTLAKHAKEVLEEYTATLVSTKKTAITLPKVMHDVLSSQACRGAIKFGSVLGLLECQKILRGLATCSLPFQCAHGRPSVAPVVDLRYLTDKEVQQKPNLSKLHKAVSSKRVLSSQT from the exons ATGAAACTGAGAAAACTTCCTCCCGATGTCGTCAGCAAGCTTCGATCAGGAGTTGCAGTTGTGAGTATCGCACACTGCACGGAAGAACTTATACTGAATGCACTTGACGCTGGAGCGACAGCAGTTGCCGTGCGCCTAAATTTACATTACCATAAAGTGCAGGTTGTGGACAACGGGCATGGTATGTCAAAAGAACAGCTGACCGCATGCGGAGAAAG GTATTCGACAAGTAAATGTCGTTCAGTGGCAGACTTGGAGCACCCGAAGTTCTACGGATATCGTGGAGAAGCTCTTGCAAGTTTGGCGGAAATGTCTGGTGGCTTACAAATTGAATCAAGAACTGCAGCATCAGAGACGACATACTTTAAGATATTTGCCCGTGGTAAAGTGCATAAACTTACGAGGTCATCGGAAAATAGACCGAGTGTTGGCACGACCGTTACAGTCACGGATTTCATGTACAACTTACCAGTTCGACGAAGGTGTGTCTCTGAAACTATTGACCTGGAGTTCTGCCTGCAGATCATTGAGGGGATTGCCCTTTGTCACCCTAATGCATCATTCACACTGCGAAATGACATTACTGGAGAGGTCTGCTTCCAAACACATAAGACTAACTCAACGCTCGAAACATTTGCCCTGCTCTTTGGAAGAAGCAAAGCCGCAGCTCTAAAATGTGCCACTCATTGTGAAGGGACGCTCAGCATCAAAGCGTACCTCAGCACTGAAGGGCATTCCTCAAAACAACTACAGTTCATCTACCTCAATGATAGACTGCTACTCAAGACACGGGTTCATAAGATGATAAACAATGTCCTGAAGAAGTACGTCTTTAGAGGCAAAAGCGGCTTTCCAACTAGTCCTACGAAGATGAAGAATAAACATCCCATCTTTGTTGTGTTTCTTAAGTGCACATCAAGGACGTACGACATCACTTTTGAACCGAAGAAGACTATGGTGGAGTTTGCGAACTGGGATGCTGTGACTAAATCCTTGGAATGCTTGCTGGGCAGTTTCCTCCGTGAGAATCAAATAATCAGCCATGACATTGTGATTTCGGGAGACCTTGTGTATTCTCAGAAGACACCAGAGAAACCAGAGCATAATCCATCTCTTGGAATGGTGGCAAGTCAACTACGCGTAGAAGATTTTAGACATGCTTTGGTGTCAAAAAGAGTTTCAAAATTAAGACAATCTGACATTGCGGAAGACAACGTTGAGAAGGAAGCTGTAGTATGCCAGCATCATGATGAAGCACCGATCTTACCTGCACAACACAGCATGGCAGAGGTGGATGAGGACAAGATAATGCAGACAACAGAGAAAGGCCACAGCACAGAGGCGTCTGCGGAACAGTGTAAAAATCTCAAACTTCCCATGGTTTCAATTGCCCTGCCACCTTCATATTCAGATTCTTCTAAAAACAGAGGACGCTTGTCTCTCCCAAAAGATAAAAGAGTTCTGGACATCACCAAGTATAGTTTCCAAAGGAAGAAACCCACTGCCGCAAAGAAACCCAAAGgcaaagaaaagtgtgcaaatgTTTTACAGCACGTGtcaccacaaaaagaaatatgCACGCATACCAGCATAAAGTCACGGCAAGCACAGAGCTTGGAGAGAGGCACCTCCGAGAGGATGGATGATGTCCCTGAACATTTGCAAGAAGAATCTACTGCTTTCTTTCAGGAGCTAGCGAAAGACCAGTGCTATAAAACTATTGCATTAAAGGAAAGCTCTCTGATAGCACAGCATGGTTGTAGTAAAGCTACAGAAAAACGTGTGACATTTGCAGAACCAAGTCCTTATTTTGGTCCTGGAACTAACACATGGTACTTTCCACATACAAGAACTTCAAAGCACCCGCAGGAAACTTCAACGTTGCCCTATCGGCAGTCGAAGGAACATGAACATCAGCAAAGCACTGCTGAGGCTACTCCGATTTCAAAAAAGCTTCGACGTAGATTCGGTCAGTGCACTGAAAATGCCAACTTGAAAGAGAGTACAGAAACTCATCATAGTGCTTACTTCCTCTATGATAAGTCAAATATTGACAATCGTAGTCCACGTTATGGGAATGGCATAATTGCAAATGACCCTTCTATACACAATGCTGAGGACATACTGTATGACCATGGTGAATCCAGATATGAGTATGGGCACTGTGATCGTGATTGTGATTTTGAGGGGGTACCAAATAAGGTTTTAAGACTGAACAATCCAACATTTGGTGACCCTTCTATAGAAACTGTGGAAGGACTGTCACAGGATGATGACGAATCGGTATGTTATGAGGTCAGGTCGGTAACTAACAGCTATGCCATTAACCGGAATGATTCTCAGTGCAGCTTCACGACTCAACCATTCACGGTGACTCAAGAGTTTCAGATGCCTTTTTTCCGATACCATGAAGCAGCGCTTGACCCCGTAAAGACGCAGCCACCTCCTTCATTTAAAACAGAAACCAACAGAACTTCGACCAGAGATACCGAAATACAAAAAGAAACGTCACTGAATTCATTACTTGAAGAAGAAACATCTTCGCCGCTTCGAAACTCCCTTCTTTCAGTGTCGAGGCCAGCCATTTCTGATGTGGAATATAGAGCTAATTCCTGCGATGAAGGAAGCTCATCAGTAATACAGTGTGGCCAGGAAACAAATGCTTCCCTTGTTTCCGCTCGCTCCTCTTCCCTGCCGCTAACTACACTAACATTCCTGAGGTCTAAGGACAATCTTTCGCCCACTAGAAACGTACAGCCAACTTGTTTAAGTCAACCTAACTATGATTCATCGAGCGACAGACATCATTTTCACAGCCACATTAGCCAACAGTACTCCTCGGAGAGGACAACAAGAAATAGCGTAGAGAGCATTTCATTCATTAACAGTCAGTGCAATTCAAAAGGGAAATATTTTCAAGAAGCAGACCTTTCTGCCAAAGCAAAAAGTGTCTTGCCCGAATGTAATGTTGCACATTTATCGAGACACAGCGTTAGTAGCAACATGACAAAGGATCCTTTGAAAGACATTATTGGTGATGACACGCAGCTGCCAAGTTTCATAAATGATGGAACTGCAGTGCACCAAGGGACAGTCAATGGAATCACCAGTTCTTCTGAAGACAGACGTGGACTGCCAGGTGTTATCCAAGCCATGCAAATTACAGCACCTGAAGTGAAAGGATCCGCAAGTACTACAGAAGAGCAGAACGTGGAAGCATCTGAAGTTGAACCTGAGAACTGTGAAATTTCTCCTGGGTGGGTGGCATGGGAGGATCCAGTTTCTGGCCAGAAAATGTACATCAACTTGCCATCTGGAAATAGCAGCTTCCTGCCACCACCATGCTTAGGCGAGGAGAAAG CTCTCTTTACAGAGCCCATTAAATCTCCATCCTTGGACCTGGAGTTGCGGACCAACTATGTCCCCTGCGGGGACTCCAAATCACTGCTATCGAGGCCTCGAGTGGAACGGCCACAATTCAGATGCGAACCTG GACAAGAACAATCCAGCCTTGTGCAGCTTGTACAAAAATGGCAGAACCCAGTATTCACACACAATGTACTGCAG GATATACCGGAAGCAGGACTTTACAGACAAAAGGATAGTGTAACAGCGTCGTTTAGCATTCGGCAGCCGTATAAATTTACAAAGGAAATGCTGGAGCATATTAAG GTGATTGGTCAAGTAGATGCTAAATTCATAGCATGCCTTATGCCTGTCCACGACAGTGGCATGTTCAAAG ATGACTGCCTTGTGGTATTGTTTGACCAACATGCAGCACATGAGAGAGTTCGACTGGAACAGTTGTTGGAAG GGCAGCACGAAAGCTTTGGGTCAATCAAGCGGATAAGATCATCTAGCGTCAAGCCCAGCCTGGAGCTTTCTGTGGAACCGGATGTTCTGAGAAGGGCCGTCATTTGCCAGAAGGAACTGAAGCAAGTTGGAATTCAGTTCACTGTAAAAAAGTCGACTGTGCTGGTCGAACGACTGCCAACTTGTCTCGTAGAGAGAGATAACAGCGAGAGGCAGAATGGAAGGTCGCCAACACTTGCCAAGCATGCAAAG GAAGTACTAGAAGAGTACACTGCAACTTTGGTCAGCACAAAGAAGACTGCCATAACGCTTCCTAAAGTAATGCACGACGTACTCAGCTCGCAAGCCTGTCGAG GTGCAATAAAATTTGGATCTGTTCTTGGACTGCTGGAGTGCCAGAAAATACTCAGAGGCCTGGCTACATGTAGCCTACCATTTCAGTGTGCTCACGGTAGACCATCCGTTGCACCAGTTGTCGACCTCAGGTATCTCACTGACAAAGAG GTGCAACAGAAACCGAACCTCTCAAAGCTTCACAAAGCAGTCTCCTCGAAACGTGTCTTGTCATCTCAAACCTAG